One genomic segment of Microbacterium sp. ProA8 includes these proteins:
- the araA gene encoding L-arabinose isomerase: MTRTPLSTSLDGYEIWFVTGSQNLYGEETLRQVAEQSQAVAEGLAGLPVKVVWKPVLKDSDSIRRLALDVNARDDVIGVMAWMHTFSPAKMWIAGLDALQKPLLHLHTQANVELPWADIDFDFMNLNQAAHGDREFGYIQTRLGVARKTVVGHVSNPAVRQQVEDWQRAAAGWAASRSLKLARFGDNMRYVAVTEGDKTEAELRFGVQVNTWGVNELVERVDAATDAEVDALVAEYLESYGVAPELRPDGDRHQSLRDGAAIEVGLRSFLEEGGFGAFTTSFEDLGALKQLPGLAVQRLMAEGYGFGAEGDWKTAILVRVANVMGAGLPGGASLMEDYTYDLVAGDEKILGAHMLEVSPSLTTAKPRLEVHPLGIGGKDDPVRLVFTADPGPALVVAMSDMRDRFRLVANVVENVDAPDLPKLPVGRAVWKPAPDFATSAGCWLAAGAAHHTVMTTAVGIEVFRDFADIAGTELVVIDDDTTVRGFQRELRWNQAYYRLAQGL, encoded by the coding sequence ATGACCCGCACACCCCTCTCCACCTCGCTCGACGGCTACGAGATCTGGTTCGTGACCGGCAGCCAGAACCTGTACGGCGAAGAGACCCTGCGCCAGGTCGCCGAGCAGTCGCAGGCCGTCGCTGAGGGCCTCGCCGGCCTCCCGGTCAAGGTCGTGTGGAAGCCCGTCCTCAAGGACTCCGACTCCATCCGCCGCCTCGCCCTCGACGTCAACGCGCGCGACGACGTCATCGGCGTCATGGCGTGGATGCACACTTTCAGCCCTGCGAAGATGTGGATCGCCGGACTCGACGCGCTGCAGAAGCCGCTCCTGCACCTGCACACGCAGGCGAACGTCGAGCTGCCGTGGGCCGACATCGACTTCGACTTCATGAACCTCAACCAGGCCGCGCACGGCGACCGCGAGTTCGGGTACATCCAGACGCGCCTCGGCGTCGCCCGCAAGACGGTCGTCGGGCACGTGTCGAACCCCGCGGTGCGGCAGCAGGTCGAGGACTGGCAGCGCGCGGCCGCCGGCTGGGCGGCATCCCGTTCACTCAAGCTCGCCCGCTTCGGCGACAACATGCGCTACGTCGCGGTCACCGAGGGCGACAAGACCGAAGCCGAGCTGCGGTTCGGCGTGCAGGTGAACACGTGGGGCGTCAACGAGCTGGTGGAGAGGGTGGATGCCGCCACCGACGCCGAGGTCGACGCCCTGGTCGCCGAGTACCTCGAGTCGTACGGCGTCGCGCCCGAGCTGCGACCGGACGGCGACCGCCACCAGTCGCTGCGCGACGGGGCGGCGATCGAGGTCGGGCTGCGCTCGTTCCTCGAGGAGGGCGGCTTCGGCGCCTTCACGACCTCGTTCGAGGACCTCGGCGCGCTGAAGCAGCTGCCCGGCCTCGCGGTGCAGCGACTCATGGCCGAGGGCTACGGCTTCGGGGCCGAGGGCGACTGGAAGACGGCCATCCTGGTGCGCGTCGCGAACGTGATGGGCGCGGGCCTGCCCGGCGGCGCGAGCCTCATGGAGGACTACACGTACGACCTCGTCGCCGGCGACGAGAAGATCCTCGGCGCGCACATGCTCGAGGTCTCGCCGTCGCTGACCACCGCGAAGCCGCGCCTGGAGGTGCACCCGCTGGGCATCGGCGGCAAGGACGACCCGGTGCGTCTCGTCTTCACCGCCGACCCCGGCCCCGCGCTGGTCGTGGCGATGAGCGACATGCGCGACCGGTTCCGCCTCGTCGCGAACGTCGTGGAGAACGTCGACGCCCCCGACCTGCCGAAGCTTCCGGTGGGCCGCGCCGTCTGGAAGCCCGCTCCCGACTTCGCGACCAGCGCAGGCTGCTGGCTCGCGGCGGGTGCTGCGCACCACACCGTCATGACCACGGCCGTGGGCATCGAGGTGTTCCGCGACTTCGCCGACATCGCCGGCACCGAGCTCGTGGTCATCGACGACGACACCACGGTGCGTGGCTTCCAGCGGGAGCTGCGCTGGAACCAGGCGTACTACCGTCTCGCGCAGGGTCTGTGA
- a CDS encoding aldose 1-epimerase family protein codes for MARPPKSGTQHALRAGDYEAVVASVGATLRSLTYRGRDLVVPFEADEVRPAHRGATLAPWPNRVVDGKYSFGGRDFQLPLTEPARSHALHGLATWLDFEAVDKGPDHVTLAAVIQPQTFYPWRLVVTTTFSLGPAGLTQSVTAHNEGDEPAPWGTGPHPYLVAGDGRVDGWTLELPATQVLSVTPDRLIPTDLVAVDAEDPERFDFRSSRQIGAVEIDHAYSGLVRDADANATVRVTAPSGTGVEMSWDAACPWVQVHTADKPDAAQSRLGLAVEPMTCAPDAFNAGSYDYDAGLIVIEPAASVTAAWRIGAIG; via the coding sequence ATGGCACGTCCCCCCAAATCCGGAACCCAGCACGCGCTCCGCGCCGGCGACTACGAAGCCGTCGTCGCCAGCGTCGGCGCGACGCTCCGTTCCCTCACGTATCGCGGCCGCGACCTCGTCGTGCCGTTCGAGGCCGATGAGGTGCGCCCCGCGCACCGCGGCGCGACTCTCGCCCCGTGGCCGAACCGCGTGGTCGACGGCAAGTACTCGTTCGGCGGCCGAGACTTCCAGCTGCCCCTCACCGAGCCTGCGCGCTCGCACGCGCTGCACGGTCTGGCGACGTGGCTCGACTTCGAGGCGGTGGACAAGGGGCCTGACCATGTGACCCTGGCCGCCGTCATCCAGCCGCAGACGTTCTATCCGTGGCGCCTCGTCGTCACGACGACGTTCTCACTGGGCCCCGCGGGGCTCACGCAGTCCGTCACCGCGCACAACGAGGGCGACGAGCCGGCGCCGTGGGGCACCGGACCCCACCCGTACCTCGTCGCCGGTGACGGCCGCGTCGACGGCTGGACGCTCGAGCTCCCCGCCACGCAGGTGCTCTCGGTCACGCCCGACCGCCTCATTCCGACCGACCTCGTGGCGGTCGACGCCGAGGATCCGGAGCGCTTCGACTTCCGTTCGTCGCGTCAGATCGGAGCCGTCGAGATCGACCACGCCTACTCGGGCCTGGTGCGCGATGCGGACGCCAACGCCACCGTGCGCGTGACCGCGCCGTCCGGCACCGGTGTCGAGATGTCATGGGATGCCGCATGCCCGTGGGTGCAGGTCCACACCGCCGACAAGCCCGACGCCGCGCAGAGCCGGCTGGGCCTCGCCGTCGAGCCGATGACCTGCGCGCCCGATGCCTTCAACGCCGGGTCGTACGACTATGACGCGGGGCTCATCGTGATCGAGCCCGCGGCATCCGTCACCGCCGCCTGGCGGATCGGGGCGATCGGCTGA